One window of the Trifolium pratense cultivar HEN17-A07 linkage group LG2, ARS_RC_1.1, whole genome shotgun sequence genome contains the following:
- the LOC123905616 gene encoding serine/threonine-protein kinase STY8 — MVIENDIESCGSRAVQSHANPRHHRQKLEVYNEVLRRILDSDSEEAHVPGFDDQLWLHFNRLPARYALDVNVERAEDVLAHKRLLELAKDPANRPAFQVRLVQVYPFGSTHYNDSSVHSDRSEKDDAQSSLNYSLKQGIHPPPTFGSSSNLEALALQTNKNNIDDGDNAMGVTPNFNRPMHEITFSTIDKPKLLSQLTSILGELGLNIQEAHAFSTSDGFSLDVFVVEGWPNEETEELKGVLEKEIWKVKDQYLTNQGILYSVNDQYQTRTESSPDCIQIPSDGADVWEIDPSQLKYENKVGSGSFGDLFRGSYCSQDVAIKVLKPERISTDMLKEFAQEVYIMRKIRHKNVVQFIGACTRPPNLCIVTEFMSRGSLYDFLHRQKGVFKLPSLLKVAIDVSKGMNYLHQNNIIHRDLKTANLLMDENELVKVADFGVARVQTQSGVMTAETGTYRWMAPEVIEHKPYDQKADVFSFGIALWELLTGELPYSYLTPLQAAVGVVQKGLRPTIPKNTHPRISELLQRCWQQDPKERPAFSEIIEILQHIAKEVNDEKLGHKDKSSHGFLSSLRRGHH, encoded by the exons atggtgatcgAGAACGACATTGAAAGTTGCGGAAGTAGAGCGGTTCAATCACACGCGAATCCTCGTCATCACCGTCAAAAGCTTGAAGTATACAATGAAGTTCTTCGTCGAATTCTTGATTCCGATTCCGAAGAAGCTCATGTTCCTGGTTTCGATGATCAACTATGGCTTCACTTCAATCGTCTTCCTGCTAG GTATGCATTGGATGTCAATGTGGAAAGAGCAGAAGATGTTCTTGCTCATAAAAGATTGCTCGAGTTGGCAAAAGATCCCGCTAATCGTCCCGCATTTCAAGTTCGCTTAGTACAG GTATATCCTTTTGGTAGTACACATTATAATGATTCTTCGGTGCATTCAGATCGTTCTGAGAAAGATGATGCACAAAGTTCTCTTAACTATTCTTTAAAGCAGGG AATTCATCCACCACCTACGTTTGGTTCTTCCTCTAACCTTGAAGCTCTTGCacttcaaacaaataaaaataacatcgATGATGGAGACAATGCTATGGGTGTGACACCGAATTTTAACAG GCCCATGCACGAGATTACCTTTTCAACAATTGACAAGCCTAAACTCCTTAGTCAG TTAACTTCCATACTTGGTGAGCTTGGATTGAATATTCAAGAAGCTCATGCATTTTCCACCTCTGATGGGTTTTCCTTGGATGTCTTCGTAGTTGAGGGATGGCCTAATGAG GAAACTGAGGAGCTTAAAGGTGTGTTGGAAAAGGAAATTTGGAAGGTTAAG GATCAATATCTAACAAATCAGGGCATACTTTATTCCGTAAATGATCAATACCAGACGAGGACAGAATCCTCCCCTGATTGCATACAAATACCATCTGATGGAGCTGATGTCTGGGAAATTGATCCCAGCCAACTAAAATATGAAAACAAAGTTGGCTCTGGATCATTTGGTGACTT GTTCAGAGGCAGTTATTGCAGTCAAGATGTGGCTATCAAAGTTCTTAAGCCTGAACGCATAAGTACAGATATGCTGAAAGAGTTTGCACAGGAAGTTTATATCATGAG GAAGATTCGACACAAGAACGTTGTTCAGTTCATTGGTGCATGTACTCGGCCACCAAATCTTTGTATTGTTACTG AGTTTATGTCTAGAGGAAGCTTATATGACTTTCTACACAGACAAAAGGGCGTGTTTAAGCTACCTTCTTTACTAAAAGTAGCCATTGATGTTTCCAAGGGAATGAACTATCTGCaccaaaataatattattcacAGGGACCTGAAGACTGCCAATCTTCTGATGGATGAAAATGAA TTGGTCAAGGTTGCTGATTTTGGGGTCGCCAGAGTGCAAACTCAGTCTGGAGTGATGACAGCTGAAACTGGGACATACCGCTGGATGGCTCCTGAG GTCATTGAACACAAACCATATGACCAGAAGGCAGATGTTTTCAGTTTTGGAATAGCACTTTGGGAGCTTTTAACTGGAGAG CTGCCTTACTCTTACTTGACCCCATTACAAGCAGCAGTTGGTGTGGTGCAAAAG GGTCTACGGCCTACAATTCCCAAAAATACACATCCAAGAATTTCTGAACTACTACAGCGGTGCTGGCAACAAGATCCAAAGGAGAGACCAGCTTTCTCTGAAATAATTGAAATTCTTCAACACATAGCAAAAGAG GTCAATGATGAAAAATTAGGACATAAAGATAAGTCATCCCACGGTTTTCTCTCATCACTTAGGCGCGGCCATCACTGA
- the LOC123905618 gene encoding thiosulfate sulfurtransferase 16, chloroplastic-like, whose translation MIATSFDVSAVCFHSCPPILRKNITRFSFIKSNSNINMEHRTVVVQPKFSNFRTMCSLKGNLEDTIVGVPTSVPVRVAHELFLAGHKYLDVRTPEEFNAGHAPGAINIPYMYRVGSGMTKNSNFVKEVSSQFRKEDEIIVGCQLGKRSMMAATDLLASGFTGLTDIAGGYASWTQNGLPTEQ comes from the exons ATGATAGCAACGTCGTTCGATGTCTCCGCCGTTTGCTTCCATTCATGCCCTCCAATTCTACGGAAGAACATAACAAG ATTTTCGTTTATAAAATCTAATTCCAACATTAACATGGAACACAGAACCGTTGTTGTTCAACCAAAGTTTTCAAATTTCCG CACGATGTGTAGTTTAAAAGGGAATTTGGAGGACACTATTGTTGGTGTTCCAACTTCAGTGCCAGTGCGTGTAGCACACGAGCTTTTTCTAGCTGGTCATAAGTATTTGGATGTAag GACCCCTGAAGAGTTTAATGCTGGACATGCTCCTGGTGCAATTAACATACCTTATATGTATAGAGTTGGATCAG GGATGACAAAGAACAGCAATTTTGTTAAAGAGGTCTCCTCACAATTTagaaaagaagatgaaattATTGTT GGATGTCAGCTTGGTAAAAGGTCTATGATGGCTGCCACTGACTTGTTAGCTTCT GGATTCACTGGACTCACAGACATAGCTGGTGGTTATGCTTCATGGACCCAAAATGGACTTCCTACAGAACAATGA
- the LOC123905621 gene encoding uncharacterized protein LOC123905621 has translation MANSTSATIASISANLNSVPVLNGANFKDWKEDMKIVLGCMDFDLALRKEQPTSPTETATSEQRAYYEKWDRSNRMCLMIIKRGIPEVFRGTISEDITNAKDFLAEIEKRFKKSDKAETSTLLQNLISMKYQGKGNIREYIMSMSNIVSKLKALKLELSEDLLIHLVLLSLPAQFGQFKISYNCQKEKWTLNELISFCVQEEERMKRDKTESAHFASTSKDQGKRKKTHEPKNEAASVPAQKKQKQDENCFFCKESGHVKKKCSKYHAWRAKKGLPKLPEAK, from the exons ATGGCGAACTCAACCTCAG cTACAATTGCTTCAATATCTGCTAATCTGAATTCGGTTCCGGTCCTTAATGGGGCAAATTTCAAGGACTGGAAAGAGGACATGAAAATTGTTCTTGGCTGCATGGATTTCGACCTTGCATTAAGAAAGGAGCAGCCTACTTCTCCTACGGAAACTGCTACCTCTGAACAGAGGGCATATTATGAGAAGTGGGATCGCTCCAACCGCATGTGTCTAATGATCATTAAGCGCGGCATTCCTGAGGTCTTTAGAGGTACTATATCAGAAGATATAACTAATGCTAAAGATTTCCTTGCTGAGATTGAAAAGCGCTTTAAGAAAAGCGATAAGGCGGAAACAAGTACTCTTCTTCAGAACTTGATTTCCATGAAGTATCAAGGCAAAGGAAACATAAGGGAATATATCATGAGCATGTCGAATATCGTTTCAAAACTTAAGGCACTAAAGCTTGAGCTGTCTGAAGACTTACTCATTCATTTAGTATTACTTTCTCTTCCTGCACAGTTTGGTCAGTTTAAGATATCTTATAACTGTCAGAAGGAGAAATGGACTCTTAATGAGCTCATTTCATTTTGTGTGCAAGAAGAGGAAAGGATGAAACGTGATAAAACAGAAAGTGCTCATTTTGCTAGCACCTCTAAAGACCAgggcaaaagaaagaaaactcaTGAGCCCAAGAATGAAGCTGCAAGTGTTCCAgcacaaaagaaacaaaaacaggATGAAAATTGTTTCTTTTGCAAAGAATCTGGACATGTGAAGAAGAAATGTTCTAAATATCACGCTTGGCGTGCAAAGAAAG GGTTGCCTAAACTACCGGAAGCCAAATGA
- the LOC123905619 gene encoding thiol-disulfide oxidoreductase LTO1, with the protein MATFTVATLLSPSSSRFFAPVQYNRSPNKLRPNLLYKNWHLPKVPPLKCSSSSSEPETSDWTYKLISGIAGIGFLETSYLAYLKLTDSDVFCPVGGDTCSNILNSDYAVVFGVPLPLIGIVAYSFVAALSLQLATKNNLPFGINRSNAHLILLGSTTSMATASAYFLYILTTSFSGSSCSYCLLSVLLSFSLFFITLKDIGLQEKYKQLGLQLIIASLVILTLNTSYSSAKSASSSMAIIELPYFATEITTPSSPFALSLAKYLHSIGAKMYGAFWCSHCQEQKAMFGREAAKQLDYVECFPDGYRTGTKMIDSCIDAKIEGFPTWIINGQVLSGEVKLSELAQASGYSESDQPS; encoded by the exons ATGGCTACCTTCACCGTCGCAACACTATTATCACCGTCGTCTTCACGTTTCTTCGCTCCGGTTCAATACAACCGTTCTCCGAACAAACTCAGGCCGAACCTCTTATACAAGAATTGGCACCTTCCGAAGGTGCCACCTCTCAaatgttcatcttcatcttctgaaCCAGAAACCTCTGATTGGACCTATAAGCTCATCTCAGGGATTGCCGGAATCGGATTTCTCGAAACTTCGTATCTTGCTTACCTTAAGCTCACTGACTCCGATGTGTTTTGCCCCGTCGGCGGCGACACCTGCTCCAATATACTTAATAGTGATTACGCCGTCGTTTTTG GTGTACCTCTTCCTTTGATTGGGATCGTTGCGTATAGTTTTGTAGCTGCTCTTAGTCTTCAGTTAGCTACTAAGAACAATTTGCCTTTTGGGATTAACAGATCCAATGCTCATTTAATATTGCTTGGAAGTACAACCTCAATGGCAACTGCCAGTGCTTATTTTTTGTACATTCTAACTACATCGTTCTCTGGATCATCCTGCTCCTATTGCCTACTTTCAGTTCTCTTGTCGTTCTCCTTATTCTTTATCACACTCAAG GACATTGGATTGCAAGAGAAGTATAAACAACTAGGCTTGCAATTGATTATTGCTAGCTTGGTGATTCTCACGCTGAACACCTCATATAGCAGCGCTAAATCTGCCTCCTCAAG CATGGCTATAATTGAGCTGCCATATTTTGCAACCGAGATTACAACTCCTTCAAGCCCCTTTGCTCTGTCTCTAGCAAAGTATTTGCACTCCATAGGAGCTAAAATGTATGGAGCTTTCTGGTGTTCACACTGTCAGGAACAAAAAGCG ATGTTCGGACGTGAGGCCGCCAAGCAATTGGATTATGTGGAATGTTTTCCTGATGGATATCGAACAGGAACTAAAATGATCGATTCGTGCATAGACGCAAAAATAGAAGGTTTCCCTACATGGATTATTAATGGCCAG GTTCTGAGTGGTGAAGTAAAATTATCGGAGCTGGCACAAGCGTCTGGTTATAGTGAATCCGATCAACCTAGTTAA